In Pedosphaera parvula Ellin514, the following proteins share a genomic window:
- a CDS encoding GH25 family lysozyme — MKVFQLLSRWRPVVICSLAILFPQFASAQRPLGIDVSKYQGSGNVNGVTNIIWPSAKAEGITFAFARSTEGINYFDPDFPYNITNAKAAGIVIGSYHFARYDLNPGLAGADAEADFCWSVISNYITNDGMSLSPMLDLEHSTTTDQTAWANEWCYRMITNAARIGVAVHPIIYTNPTFAANYLKNKSITQWTLWMADVTQATNPQNIAPPTSPWPDWALLQYATTIHIDGVSGDIDRDVFHGTTDLLLSSYIVGNTPPQNTNVPVGSNATFTVTACQPGPLYYQWSFNQAVIVDATNSNFTISNAQPVNTGPYSVNVANTNGIIFTATAWLGVISPLTNAVGASLAPSNMVSWWPGDGNGNDIFGSNNLTPFNSVSFTSGEQGSAFYFDGNSYCSNGATSLPVPWTACMWVNRQDAPKAGAALTGDGLFEIKLEQYNGTRDVGVTQFGVADNKFTPVYSVPTNTWTHLAFVGTSTNTSLYVNGVLQSTLALSFSLPRTYIGAGYVASRGVFVDFMAGSLDEFMIFNRALDAAEINSIYLAGSSGLVRAPVFTGMKLAGPGQFRLNFKGQTGKNYTVYSSTNLIAWATLGFVSNPAGTNSFTDFAATNAQTFYRLSQP, encoded by the coding sequence ATGAAGGTTTTTCAGCTTTTGTCCCGTTGGAGGCCTGTCGTCATTTGTTCGCTGGCGATTCTCTTCCCGCAGTTTGCCTCGGCCCAGCGGCCGCTCGGCATTGACGTATCCAAGTATCAAGGTTCCGGCAATGTCAACGGAGTGACAAACATCATCTGGCCCAGCGCGAAGGCCGAAGGCATAACCTTCGCATTCGCCAGAAGCACCGAAGGCATAAATTATTTCGATCCCGACTTCCCCTACAACATCACGAATGCCAAGGCGGCCGGGATCGTCATCGGTTCCTATCATTTCGCGCGTTACGATCTGAATCCCGGCCTCGCTGGCGCAGATGCAGAAGCTGACTTCTGCTGGAGCGTTATCAGCAATTATATCACCAACGACGGAATGTCCTTATCGCCGATGTTGGATCTGGAGCATTCCACGACCACAGACCAGACAGCGTGGGCAAATGAATGGTGCTATCGCATGATCACCAATGCAGCACGCATTGGCGTTGCCGTGCATCCGATCATTTATACGAACCCAACTTTTGCCGCTAATTATTTAAAAAACAAATCAATCACCCAGTGGACACTCTGGATGGCCGACGTAACCCAGGCAACCAACCCCCAGAATATCGCTCCACCAACATCTCCATGGCCGGACTGGGCCCTTCTTCAGTACGCCACAACCATCCATATTGACGGCGTATCGGGAGATATTGATCGCGATGTGTTTCACGGCACGACCGATCTTTTGCTCAGTTCCTACATCGTCGGCAACACTCCACCGCAAAACACGAACGTACCGGTTGGTTCCAATGCGACTTTCACCGTGACAGCTTGTCAGCCTGGCCCGCTCTATTACCAATGGTCGTTCAACCAGGCGGTAATTGTGGACGCAACCAACTCAAACTTTACCATTTCCAATGCGCAACCGGTCAACACCGGCCCGTATTCCGTCAACGTTGCCAATACCAACGGAATTATATTTACCGCGACAGCTTGGCTGGGGGTTATTTCACCATTAACGAACGCAGTTGGCGCGTCCCTGGCTCCCAGTAACATGGTCAGTTGGTGGCCGGGAGACGGCAATGGCAATGATATTTTCGGATCCAACAATTTGACTCCTTTTAATTCGGTCAGCTTTACCAGTGGAGAACAAGGCAGCGCATTTTATTTCGATGGCAACAGCTATTGCAGCAATGGAGCGACCAGCCTGCCCGTGCCATGGACCGCCTGCATGTGGGTCAACCGCCAGGATGCTCCGAAGGCGGGCGCAGCTTTGACCGGCGATGGCCTGTTCGAAATAAAACTGGAGCAATATAACGGCACACGGGATGTCGGGGTGACGCAATTCGGCGTGGCGGACAACAAGTTCACCCCGGTCTACAGCGTTCCCACGAATACATGGACCCATCTGGCATTTGTAGGCACCAGCACCAATACCTCTCTTTACGTCAACGGAGTTTTGCAGTCCACGCTGGCGCTATCCTTCTCGCTTCCGCGGACTTACATCGGCGCGGGATATGTGGCTTCACGCGGCGTATTTGTGGATTTCATGGCTGGCAGTCTGGACGAATTCATGATCTTCAACCGGGCGCTCGATGCCGCAGAGATCAACTCCATCTACCTGGCAGGAAGCAGCGGATTGGTGCGCGCACCCGTTTTTACGGGGATGAAACTGGCCGGCCCAGGACAATTTCGACTCAATTTTAAAGGTCAGACTGGCAAAAACTACACCGTCTATTCCTCAACCAATTTGATTGCCTGGGCAACCCTTGGTTTCGTTTCAAATCCCGCCGGCACGAATAGCTTTACAGATTTTGCGGCCACCAACGCGCAGACTTTTTACCGCCTCTCACAACCCTGA
- a CDS encoding sulfatase, whose protein sequence is MKSTPLKYLFGTFLIVAMTLPLMAAAAPAKPNILLIIADDLNNWIGPNKGNPQVKTPNLDKLAARGVTFQNAQASAPLCNPSRASFMSGQRPSTTGIYDNQQPAMPHLPRGVCLNDYVRKFGYTSLGAGKIYHYHQYREEDWDKVVFYADDTLPNHPAKRRPGPFGYRMFTEDKPDAEFNEQRAESELVDARSVSWCIDQLGQQQGAFFMACGVHRPHVPWDVPKKYFDMYPLESVKLPPILTNDLADVPPAGIAFAKPNGVHQAILKAGVWQDRVRAYLAAISFADAQIGRLLDALDKSKYRDNTIIIFVGDNGWHLGEKEHWAKSALWRRATNVPLIWVAPGVAKPGTECDRAVDLTSIFPTVCELAGIPTPKHAEGISIKPLLKNPSAKWKQPAVTTFLQNNHAICTDEWRYIRYADGSEELYDQKADPNEWTNQAAKPELAKIKMELAKSLPSVNAQPVPENPDPGPKGKKARKANRVAAADPEKE, encoded by the coding sequence ATGAAATCAACCCCGTTAAAATATCTTTTCGGCACATTCCTCATCGTGGCCATGACCTTGCCGTTAATGGCCGCAGCTGCTCCGGCCAAGCCAAACATTTTGCTCATCATCGCCGATGATTTAAATAACTGGATTGGGCCGAATAAAGGCAACCCGCAGGTCAAAACGCCAAACCTGGATAAACTTGCTGCCCGGGGTGTCACCTTCCAGAATGCCCAGGCTTCCGCACCCCTCTGCAATCCGTCACGTGCTTCATTCATGAGCGGACAGCGCCCGTCCACGACCGGCATCTATGACAACCAACAGCCGGCCATGCCGCACCTGCCGCGCGGTGTCTGCCTCAACGATTACGTCCGCAAGTTCGGTTATACCTCGCTGGGCGCGGGCAAGATTTATCATTATCACCAATACCGCGAGGAAGATTGGGACAAGGTCGTTTTCTACGCTGACGATACCCTTCCCAATCACCCGGCCAAACGCCGCCCCGGACCTTTTGGTTACCGCATGTTTACCGAAGACAAGCCCGACGCGGAATTCAACGAGCAACGCGCCGAAAGTGAACTCGTGGATGCCCGCAGTGTCTCCTGGTGCATCGATCAGCTCGGCCAGCAGCAGGGTGCCTTCTTCATGGCCTGCGGGGTGCATCGCCCGCACGTACCCTGGGATGTGCCCAAAAAATATTTTGATATGTACCCGTTGGAAAGCGTCAAGCTCCCGCCCATCCTGACCAATGACCTTGCCGATGTACCTCCCGCCGGCATCGCGTTCGCCAAACCCAATGGAGTGCATCAAGCGATATTGAAAGCCGGTGTCTGGCAGGATCGCGTTCGGGCCTATCTTGCCGCCATCTCTTTTGCGGACGCCCAAATTGGCCGCTTGCTCGACGCACTCGACAAATCCAAATACCGCGACAACACCATCATCATTTTCGTTGGGGACAATGGTTGGCATCTCGGCGAGAAGGAGCATTGGGCCAAATCTGCTTTGTGGCGTCGGGCAACCAATGTGCCATTGATCTGGGTTGCTCCCGGCGTGGCCAAACCCGGCACTGAATGTGATCGCGCCGTGGATCTGACAAGCATTTTCCCCACCGTATGTGAACTTGCCGGAATTCCAACCCCGAAGCACGCAGAAGGCATCAGCATCAAACCTTTACTTAAGAATCCATCTGCTAAATGGAAACAACCGGCAGTCACCACCTTCCTGCAGAATAATCATGCCATTTGCACCGACGAGTGGCGCTATATCCGTTACGCAGATGGTTCCGAGGAACTCTACGACCAAAAAGCCGACCCCAACGAATGGACAAACCAGGCTGCCAAACCCGAACTGGCCAAAATAAAAATGGAACTCGCCAAGTCCCTGCCTTCAGTCAACGCCCAGCCCGTTCCCGAAAATCCGGATCCCGGACCAAAGGGAAAAAAAGCCAGAAAAGCCAACCGGGTCGCAGCGGCAGATCCTGAGAAAGAGTAA
- a CDS encoding sialidase family protein — protein MTGFNAIGAFGAELAIPGSGSGNFGDIAIGPNGQVVAAYQTPSGTAGPSTIQFALNSTGSTSGSFALATSTVPTQMGGFRAIPAQPSRTVDAELGLVYDISNGPHRGRLHLVYTDAPDATSNDLNIFTRYSDNNGATWSSPHRVNTDAGTNSQFFSKIALDPTTGFIAVVWYDCRNSAANNLVELWGTVSLDGGVTFLPEVKISAGSTSGVGKGSGNELGDYLGLDFYGGMFHPCWADDSNSTGDNPDGTSELDFYTAAVTVVPAVPVLTSVGFGTNASFTLKLTSTPMFNFRIDASTDLVNWSNIGSGITDTNGVLFFRETNAAYSARMYRAHWP, from the coding sequence GTGACCGGCTTCAATGCCATTGGCGCATTTGGCGCCGAGTTGGCGATTCCCGGCTCCGGCTCGGGCAATTTCGGCGACATTGCCATCGGCCCGAACGGACAGGTCGTTGCGGCTTACCAGACGCCGTCCGGCACTGCCGGGCCTTCCACCATTCAATTCGCGTTGAATTCCACCGGCAGCACCTCCGGGAGTTTCGCGCTCGCAACCAGCACGGTGCCGACGCAAATGGGCGGTTTCCGCGCGATTCCGGCGCAGCCGAGCCGCACGGTGGATGCCGAACTGGGACTCGTTTACGATATCTCGAACGGCCCGCATCGTGGGCGGCTGCACCTGGTTTACACCGATGCGCCGGATGCCACATCCAACGACTTGAACATCTTCACGCGCTACTCCGACAACAACGGCGCGACGTGGAGCAGCCCGCATCGTGTCAATACTGACGCCGGCACCAACAGCCAGTTCTTTTCCAAGATCGCGCTCGACCCGACAACGGGTTTCATCGCCGTGGTCTGGTATGACTGCCGCAACAGCGCGGCGAACAATCTCGTGGAACTCTGGGGCACGGTGAGCCTCGATGGCGGCGTGACGTTTCTGCCGGAAGTGAAGATCAGCGCCGGCTCGACCAGCGGTGTGGGCAAGGGTAGCGGAAACGAATTGGGCGATTACCTTGGCCTGGACTTTTACGGCGGCATGTTTCATCCCTGCTGGGCCGACGATTCCAATTCCACCGGCGACAATCCCGATGGCACCAGCGAGCTGGATTTCTATACGGCCGCCGTGACCGTTGTTCCGGCCGTGCCGGTGTTGACGTCTGTTGGCTTTGGCACCAACGCGAGTTTCACGCTGAAACTGACCTCGACGCCAATGTTCAACTTCCGCATTGATGCTTCGACGGACTTGGTCAACTGGAGCAACATCGGCTCCGGTATCACTGACACGAACGGGGTGTTGTTTTTTCGGGAGACGAACGCTGCGTATAGCGCTCGTATGTATCGTGCACACTGGCCGTAA
- a CDS encoding prepilin-type N-terminal cleavage/methylation domain-containing protein yields MKRGWLLFVILGMQGTFYPAERVRPGRLRQGFTLVELLVVIAIIAILAALLLPALSMAKQKALAAHCLGNQKQLVLGWMMYCDANEDRMPNFNTVPNAKGDRPWLYRPLPVAPTIPPGASAQEVQMLIDTEGYRQGCLFDYAPNPSILHCPADSRSNKPVGAGFAYGSLSPVASLNGEKPELYKRTELEHPSERFLWVEENDSRGENGGSWGFKSSGPPDFKLSQLVDSGAVFHGASGTFNWADGHASSHKWLDASAVAFAASADPKKYLSAPAFAQAPRDALFLAQGYATANNP; encoded by the coding sequence ATGAAGAGGGGATGGCTTTTGTTCGTCATACTGGGGATGCAAGGGACATTTTATCCGGCCGAAAGGGTTCGCCCGGGAAGGTTGAGGCAGGGCTTTACGTTGGTTGAATTGCTGGTGGTGATTGCCATTATCGCGATTCTGGCAGCGCTGTTGCTGCCCGCGTTGTCGATGGCCAAGCAGAAGGCGTTGGCGGCGCATTGCCTGGGGAACCAAAAGCAATTGGTGCTGGGCTGGATGATGTATTGCGATGCCAACGAGGATAGGATGCCGAATTTCAATACGGTGCCGAATGCGAAGGGAGACCGTCCGTGGCTGTATCGGCCGCTTCCGGTTGCGCCGACGATTCCTCCGGGTGCGAGTGCGCAGGAGGTCCAGATGTTGATCGATACGGAGGGTTATCGGCAGGGGTGTCTCTTCGATTATGCGCCGAACCCGAGCATTCTTCACTGTCCGGCGGACAGTCGTTCAAACAAACCGGTGGGCGCGGGGTTTGCGTATGGCAGTCTGTCGCCGGTGGCGTCGCTCAACGGGGAAAAACCTGAGCTTTACAAGCGCACGGAACTGGAACATCCGAGTGAGAGGTTTCTGTGGGTGGAGGAAAATGATTCGCGGGGGGAGAACGGGGGATCGTGGGGTTTTAAATCATCGGGGCCGCCGGATTTTAAATTGTCCCAGTTGGTTGATTCAGGGGCGGTGTTTCATGGCGCGAGCGGGACCTTTAATTGGGCGGATGGACATGCCTCGAGTCACAAGTGGCTGGATGCCTCTGCGGTCGCCTTTGCGGCAAGCGCGGATCCCAAAAAATACCTGAGCGCGCCGGCTTTTGCGCAGGCACCGCGGGATGCGCTGTTTTTGGCTCAAGGATACGCCACGGCGAATAATCCGTAG